In the Hordeum vulgare subsp. vulgare chromosome 7H, MorexV3_pseudomolecules_assembly, whole genome shotgun sequence genome, one interval contains:
- the LOC123407556 gene encoding NF-X1-type zinc finger protein NFXL1-like, giving the protein MQPSTGRRRGPDAPFSRGVWRPRSAAPAAEAPAPAPAPRHNPAAYAPPHHRDNAAPLLPLPNPNPASDNRPPRRRQRRPNPNNGRSTPPPPQERAPANASAPRHERAPAPVPAPTEARSGAMPQLVQEIQDKLARGAVECMICYDMVRRSAPVWSCGSCFSIFHLPCIRRWARSPASVSDDPASDAWRCPGCQSVQDVSARDIAYTCFCRRRRDPPNDLFLTPHSCGEPCSKPLHRADPAAAAKGDDDDVSARCPHVCVLQCHPGPCPPCKAFAPERLCPCGKQSITRRCADRSTPVTCGQPCEKMLPCRRHRCEKVCHTGPCGECEVEYPALCFCGQKTETLLCGEMVLKGKLSDKDGVFSCSEVCGHNLACGNHACRDVCHPGPCGECELMPGKVTTCHCGKTMLEEKRASCLDPIATCDKVCEKRLPCGVHRCKGTCHEGECPPCLVRVEQRCRCGSSGQMVECYKVSKEEFRCNKPCGRKKNCGRHRCSECCCPLSKPFAQHQGDSMDPHFCQIPCGKKLRCGQHGCQHLCHSGHCDPCRETIFSELTCACGRSSIPPPQPCGTPTPSCPHQCIVPQPCGHPASHQCHFGDCPPCVVPVTRECVGGHVMLRNIPCGSKDIRCNQPCGKNRQCGLHACARPCHPSPCDPLPANGEASSSSGGKVSCGQLCGVPRRECKHTCNTPCHPSSPCPDVRCEHRATITCSCGRISTTVPCSAGGAYNGDSMFDISVMQQLPMPLQPVESNGKRVPLGQRKLCCDEECARVERKRVLAEAFDITPPNLDALHFGENSNASDLLSDLFRREPKWVLAIEERCKFLVLGKTRGNSSSNMKFHVFCPMLNDKRDAIRLIADRWKLSVQSVGWEPKRFITVHVTPKSKVPARVLGSKPGVPVSASHPYFDPMVDMDPRLVVAMLDLPRDADVNSLVLRFGGECELVWLNDKNAVAVFSDSARAATALRRLDYGSAYQGAAMFCPSSITQASLSSNVWVGAPRDGGMSSASPWKKDSPSELKPNPPALMTVLGRAPGTSVLGNAPGSVWKPAVQVTGSNRWNALESDAATSSGTTDKRKPPLRTDTGSSTSSPRVGAGSSAEPSAGQSVSKLQPDVEVEDWEEIV; this is encoded by the coding sequence ATGCAGCCCTCCACCGGCCGACGCCGCGGCCCCGACGCGCCCTTCTCCCGCGGCGTATGGCGGCCTCGATCCGCCGCACCCGCCGCGGAGGCCCCcgctcccgctcccgctcccCGCCACAACCCCGCCGCCTATGCGCCCCCCCACCACCGCGACAACGCCGCCCCGCTCCTCCCTCTTCCCAACCCCAACCCCGCCTCGGACAAccgcccgccccgccgccgccagcgccgcCCCAACCCCAACAACGGCCGCTCCACGCCACCGCCACCACAGGAGAGGGCTCCCGCGAACGCCTCTGCGCCGCGGCATGAGAGGGCTCCCGCGCCCGTGCCCGCGCCAACGGAGGCCCGGAGCGGGGCGATGCCGCAGCTGGTGCAGGAGATCCAGGACAAGCTGGCGCGGGGGGCGGTGGAGTGCATGATCTGCTACGACATGGTGCGGAGGTCCGCCCCCGTCTGGTCCTGCGGCAGCTGCTTCTCCATCTTCCACCTCCCCTGCATCCGCAGGTGGGCCCGCTCCCCGGCCTCCGTCTCCGACGACCCGGCCTCCGACGCCTGGCGCTGCCCCGGCTGCCAGTCCGTGCAGGACGTCAGCGCCCGCGACATCGCATACACCTGCTTCTGCCGCCGCCGACGCGACCCGCCCAACGACCTTTTCCTCACCCCGCACTCCTGCGGCGAGCCCTGCTCCAAGCCGCTCCACAGAGCagaccctgccgccgccgccaaggGAGACGATGATGATGTCTCCGCCAGGTGCCCGCACGTCTGCGTCCTGCAGTGTCACCCTGGGCCGTGCCCGCCCTGCAAGGCGTTTGCTCCGGAGCGGCTGTGCCCTTGCGGCAAGCAGTCAATCACCCGTCGCTGCGCCGACCGGAGCACCCCTGTCACGTGTGGGCAGCCGTGCGAGAAGATGCTGCCCTGCCGGAGGCACCGTTGCGAGAAGGTCTGCCACACCGGCCCCTGCGGGGAATGCGAGGTTGAGTACCCTGCACTGTGCTTCTGTGGCCAGAAAACGGAGACATTGTTGTGCGGCGAGATGGTGCTGAAAGGGAAGCTGTCGGACAAGGATGGGGTGTTCTCTTGCAGTGAGGTTTGCGGCCACAATCTGGCATGTGGCAATCATGCCTGCCGGGATGTTTGCCACCCAGGGCCGTGCGGGGAGTGCGAGCTTATGCCAGGGAAGGTCACCACGTGCCATTGTGGCAAGACAATGCTGGAGGAGAAGAGGGCTAGCTGCTTGGACCCAATCGCCACCTGTGACAAGGTATGCGAAAAGAGATTGCCGTGTGGAGTGCATAGGTGCAAGGGCACTTGCCACGAAGGAGAATGTCCACCGTGCTTGGTGCGTGTCGAGCAGAGGTGCCGCTGTGGCTCATCAGGCCAGATGGTGGAGTGCTACAAGGTCTCGAAGGAAGAGTTCCGTTGCAACAAGCCTTGTGGCCGCAAGAAGAATTGCGGGAGGCACAGATGCAGTGAGTGCTGTTGCCCGCTGTCGAAGCCATTTGCTCAGCATCAAGGTGACAGCATGGATCCCCATTTCTGCCAGATACCATGTGGCAAGAAGCTCCGGTGTGGACAGCATGGATGCCAGCATCTCTGCCACAGCGGTCACTGCGACCCTTGCCGTGAGACCATATTCAGTGAGCTCACTTGTGCGTGTGGCAGGTCATCTATTCCGCCACCGCAGCCTTGCGGCACACCAACTCCATCATGCCCACACCAGTGCATTGTCCCTCAGCCTTGCGGGCATCCAGCTTCGCACCAATGCCATTTCGGGGACTGCCCACCTTGTGTTGTGCCAGTAACGAGAGAATGCGTTGGGGGACATGTGATGTTAAGGAACATCCCTTGTGGTTCAAAGGATATCAGATGCAACCAACCCTGTGGAAAGAACCGTCAATGTGGACTGCATGCTTGTGCCAGGCCTTGCCATCCTTCCCCTTGTGATCCACTGCCTGCAAATGGAGAAGCTAGTTCAAGCTCTGGGGGCAAAGTTTCATGTGGACAATTATGTGGTGTCCCAAGGAGGGAATGCAAGCACACTTGCAACACCCCATGCCACCCATCATCGCCTTGCCCAGACGTGAGATGTGAACATCGTGCGACTATTACCTGTTCTTGTGGCCGTATCAGTACAACTGTGCCCTGCAGCGCTGGTGGAGCTTACAATGGTGATAGTATGTTCGATATCTCTGTCATGCAGCAGCTGCCAATGCCTCTCCAACCAGTGGAATCTAATGGGAAGAGGGTACCTCTTGGGCAGAGGAAACTCTGTTGTGACGAGGAGTGTGCAAGAGTGGAGCGGAAACGAGTCCTTGCTGAAGCTTTCGACATTACCCCACCCAATCTGGACGCATTGCATTTTGGTGAGAACTCAAATGCGTCGGATTTGCTTTCTGATCTTTTCAGGCGTGAGCCAAAGTGGGTGCTGGCCATAGAGGAGAGGTGCAAGTTCCTTGTCCTTGGGAAGACAAGGGGGAATTCTTCAAGCAACATGAAGTTCCATGTCTTCTGTCCCATGTTGAATGATAAGAGAGATGCTATCAGGCTCATTGCAGATAGGTGGAAGCTTTCTGTCCAGTCAGTTGGTTGGGAGCCAAAGCGTTTTATTACCGTCCATGTGACACCCAAGTCTAAGGTTCCTGCTCGTGTTCTGGGCTCCAAGCCTGGTGTCCCTGTCTCGGCCTCCCATCCTTACTTTGATCCGATGGTGGACATGGATCCGAGGCTCGTCGTTGCAATGCTGGACCTGCCAAGGGATGCTGATGTTAACTCTCTAGTTTTAAGGTTCGGTGGGGAGTGTGAATTGGTTTGGCTGAATGACAAGAATGCTGTTGCAGTCTTCAGTGATTCAGCTAGAGCTGCAACGGCGCTGAGGCGGCTCGATTATGGGTCTGCTTACCAGGGTGCTGCAATGTTTTGCCCAAGCAGCATCACCCAGGCTTCCTTGTCGAGCAATGTGTGGGTTGGAGCACCGAGAGATGGAGGAATGAGCAGTGCCAGTCCATGGAAGAAGGACTCTCCCTCTGAGCTGAAGCCGAACCCGCCTGCATTGATGACAGTGCTTGGTCGTGCCCCAGGGACAAGTGTGCTTGGTAATGCCCCAGGATCAGTGTGGAAACCTGCTGTTCAGGTCACGGGCTCAAACCGGTGGAATGCTCTGGAGTCTGATGCTGCAACCAGTTCTGGGACAACCGACAAACGTAAGCCTCCTCTTCGCACTGACACGGGATCCAGCACTTCCTCTCCTCGCGTTGGCGCAGGGTCCAGCGCAGAACCAAGCGCCGGGCAATCTGTGAGCAAGCTGCAGCCTGACGTCGAAGTGGAAGACTGGGAAGAAATCGTGTGA